The sequence tatataaacacaacaaaaatctatatatgatttaaaagattcatccatatatctttgaaagatacactacaagaaaaatggcctacgacaacgctttttccgcgttgttaatgaccccaaaaaagcgttgtcgtagccagtgttgtaaaagaccacgctcaaagacaacgcggaaaaagcgttgtggtttTCGGAAAacacaacgcttaaaaagcgttgtggtatttggatacgacaacgcttaaaaagcgttgtcgtatctatTAAAAGCGTTGTGTTATTTTGATATTACAACGCTTTAGTACACTGAGGAAGCATTGTAGTAGTTTCAATCCACAACGCTTTATATGCGTTGTGATTTCTACAAATAACAACGCTTTTgcagcgttgtcttttatacaatctacaacgcttaaaaagcgttgtagattgtataaaagacaacgctgcaaaagcgttgttgtttgtAGAAATCACAGATAAAGCGTTGTGGTTTgaagctacgacaacgctttctCCGTGTAAAAAAGCGTTGTGCTTGGCAGATGTTGCTTAAAAAATCATTATGCTACcaataaaaaacattttttaaatttaaatttctataTAAATAACACTATTAAAATACATGAAATTGCAAATCTGTGGCAAAATATTCTCATAAAAAAGTATAGAGTCATTGTGCTGCAACATATTGAAATTGCAAGGTATCAACAAGCATTTAACGCTAGCTATCTCCACAAAGATGGTGCTGCAATATTGAAAGAAAATTGTTCCTAACAATGCTATTTTTCTGAATGCGACCACAGTTAGCGACGATCTCCGCCACCAGTAAGAACCAGACGATCTCCACCACCAGTAAGAACCAGACTTCTGAAATACAACATTAGATAACACATGTTaaatataacatcatatcaaaccatataaATCTAACCATAAATTTATAAATGACAACACAGTGGAAGCATATCAAACATCATGAAACAGAAAATAGACTAACCACCATTTGACGTTAGATTTCACACCCAATGAGATAACATCGACACAATCGTAAAGTAACCACCGTTTGGCATTAGATTTCATTCGATCTTCTGTGTTTGTATAAAGCTTAAACTACTGtggattgatattttttttcttctaccATGGTAAAAGCTTAATGCATTTTGATGATCTTCACCATATATCCTACAAGCAAGAAAGCTCAAAAGGAATTGGCAACAAGAATTGCCTGTCTGCAGCGTGCCTTAGCCTGTTGAATCCTCTCATTCAACATTATTGGACCCTTTAGTCAATCATGAAACAGAAAATAGACTAACAAATGTAAACCTCATAACATGGGCTGCTTTCATTTTTATTATTGGGAATATTATTGGACCCTTTAGTCAATCATGACcaagaacaagaagaaaatcAATGATGATTCAAAAGATAAGATAAGCCTGCTGCAGGCCTCGCCTACTGTCTGGAACATTAATTATATCATGCATGCGCAGCAACTAATTATATGAATTTTTACTTAATCGATCAAATGGATAGCAGGGGTTCTTGCTAATAGAACTGTTATGGCAGTCAAGCAGTTGGAGGGGATCGAGCAAGGCGAGAAACAGTTCAGAATGGAGGTGGCGACGATCAGTAGCACCCACCAGTTGAATCTGATGAGATTGATAGGATTCTGATCAAAAGGGAGGCATAGGCTATTAGTATATGAGTTTATGAGAAACAGTTCTTTAGACAAGTTTCTATTCACCTCTGAGGAGCAATCTGGGAAGCATTTGAATTGGGAGTATAGGTATAATATCGCACTAGGAACCGCTAAGGGAATCACAGACGCAAAGGAAAAAGAAGCATGAAAATATGTAAACAACACACATTCGAACCAGTTTCAGAAGGCCTCGCCTACTGTCtgcttgaaaaaaaaatatggacAGTAGTTGCATGTGCCCAAACCACCAAATTCACGCATGTACTCCATGCACTCGaggctttaattaattcaatgcaTCCATGCATTATGATAGTTGTTGCATTATTCAAGACACAAAATACATGTGCATACCTATTCATAAACGTGTTCTTGTATACATTCTGTCAACTCTGAAAGCACCTCTTTAATTTCTTCTAACGAGTACTCACCTTTTGAGAACTGTCACATATATTAtgttaataaaaaatcatataacaataactttgcaaatttaaaacaatttagttGTAATTATTTGAGTTAAGAAAGATTACTATTGATCGTAGTGAAGCGTTCTCGATATTCTCAACTTCTTGAATAATTTGTCTCATATATCTCATCACATAAAGACCACATTATTTTGCATTTGGCTGCCGAGGACCCTATGGTAGTAGAGAAAAATTTTTGGTGACAAATTTAGATATTtaaacataatatattaaacataaATTATGCATACCTGTACTACTACCCACATAGCATTCTTTCTACCCTTCCTTCCTTTGTTTGAGTTAAACAATCGCAAGGCCCTTCAATATACTTGATATATGAGTTTTTGTATGagtgaaataaatatttgataaaaataaataaatataaactcaCATATCCACTACATATTTCCAATCATCATCACGAATGCGGTGACTTAAGGAATCCAACACATAAATAACATCCTTGTATGGTTGAATAACAGTGAGAATCCAATGATAGCTAcgcaaaaaaaacataattagtgcttctaattcaataaataatcgAAATAAAGCAACCaaattgatatttaaatttttacttaCCCGATATTACATGGCGCCAAAACTAGTTGATCAACCGATGCACCACTCAGTCTATCTGCTAAAGCACTCGCCCTTTGGTTCAACCTTTCAAGCTTACTCTTTTTGTCGTGTGTAGTTTCTCCCATATCCGAGATTCTGTGTGGATTcacaaatctgaattttccTTCCTTGTTATCTTCCAACATTTTTTTGTAAAGATACCTTTCAttgtaaatataataaaataaaaatgaatgtAAGCCAAaatatgaagttgatgtattacttagcttaaaatccaaaaaacttGCCATATAGGCAATTACACAATTGCCTGATATTGGCCCAACATGATACAAACCATCAATGTCCTCACAGTGCAAAAGAATTACACAATCATCATCGAAAACCTCACGATCTAAACGCAGTGATATAAATCTTCCTTCACCCAAAGCATGCTTGCTATAACAATACATCATATGTAGTGACAGTGGGACAGAAGGTGACACAACATGTTTCTCTTTGGGTGGTGCCAAATCCTTCTTTCGAGGCTTctattaattgtaaatacatacaAGTTAGATAGGTTGAATAATGAATAAAGTTGCAATATCACATATACCTTATCTTGCTCCACTATCAAGTGTTGTGGCCAAGCCACATGGGTTCCAAGAGCATCGCCCACAACTTCACATTCATTTGCAATAGGAAATGGCAAAGGCGCTGATTTATCAACTACTACATCAATAGAGACTCGGTAGCAATTCTTTGATAATGGAACCCCATGAAGCAAATTTTGAGGATCAACACAAATAATTGTACCATAAGCAACAATATTTGTGCTAGATTCCAAAGTTAATGCAGCTGATTTAccctaaaaaaaacaaatagacATGTCAATAAGTTTTATTACATCTATTTAATATGACTCAAACTATTGTCATACCTGTAAAGCATCGGCTTTGCTCAAAATCAGCATGTCTTCATAATCATTGTCTTCCCTCTTGGCTTGGTTAACTTGATTTTTCACTGAGCAACTGCCTTTGTCATCCATTAAAATGTCGCGTGCACCCATGTTATGCATCATTTCCTCAAGTCTTTGTAAGCGTGCACCTTGTTCTGAAATTATTCTATTTGCTTCCATCAACTTCCTTTCATGCTCCACGAGTACATCTGTGGGAATTCCACTGCTCTTCAATGTTCTGCCAGCATTGAAATATAAGGTTGGAGTGACATGACCTCCAATCCCCCTCACACGCCCATCATATTCTTTGGTCTCAAGTGCTTTTGTAAAGATATCCTCTTTTGTCCCTTCAATTCTCAGCACACCATCTCTTTTTTGTTGGATATAATCATCCTGTCAtgcaaattaaaagaataattaCTAAAACAATTGTCATTTCAAAAAACATGCTGATTTTCTAAAATGTGAATTCACTTACAATCTTTTGTACTCTTTGCGTCAAATCCTCCCCTTCAAAGTCTCCTGCTTTGTTGGCTCGTCCTTTCTTCCACATAATAGCCCTGTTaatgtcatcatcgtcacctAATTCAGCCGCCTACAAGGAAGAAAAATACAATAACACATGTGAATAAATTGTATGTGAATAATTTGGATGGTTTGTAAATAAATACTTACTATTTCAGACGCAAATCGTGCATATCCCTTGCGTGAAAGCCGATGAGGATATATGTTTTGTTTTCTTCTATCTTTTTGTTGCTCACTTAGTTTCTAGTCATTTCAAATATGCGACAAGTCAAATTTGAATAATAGTTAAAGAATGACTTTTGGTTGATTATgtacaaattataaaataataaagaatctTACAATGAAGTCTCCAGACATACGACTGATGACAAACGCACTCCAATCATCTTTTGGTATACCATGACCAGCAGGTGGCTCATACAACTCCTCAGGTTTATCAAGCTTGCCTAAAATAAACGTCTGCGTAAGATGGGCATTGTATTGACGCCACTTACTGTTTGCTGATCTCAAACAACCCTTCTTCCACTTTGCGTCAACATTATATGACAACTACAAATAACAAAAGCGAGAATACATtagaaattaataacataataatattaaatatatcctATATTTTAATACATGATAAATTACTTACATTAACCGAATCTCATATCAATTCTTTAACATCCATTGGAACTTGCTTCCATGTCTTGTAAGAAATCTTGACCTTTTCCCGTGCAACCACGCCAATGTAACTCTGCATTCCAATAGCAGCTTCTCCAACTGGCTGTCCCAGTTTGTTGAATGCAACATCCTTTTTAATTCCTTTAACTCTTTGTATTGCAAGACTATCCATTTTTGTGCGACCTCTAGGAGTTCTAGTGGTGTCGGTGTCAGCAGAATCCAACCCAGTGTTACCACACCAACTCTCTCTAGTGGTAGCATATTCTACTTTTTCTTTACCCTTGCCCAACTTTGCGTCTGAAATAGTGGCAGCATATTCTAATTTCTCTTTACCCTTTCCCATTTTTGCTTCTTTCACTAATATTTATTGTTTGCAATTGTAGAGGGCAGAACCAACTTCACTAATCTGATTCTGCAAAAAATTTAATCTGCCATTAGCAAAGTGAGTGATTCTAACAAAAAGTTTTAACAAGACTGAAGTTAATAGAATCTATGAGACGAATGGCACATAACAGATAGATTTAACATCAATATAAGATGAAAAAGTTCAGCACAAAACTACAGAGATAAGCCATTCACAAAAATATACACTAAATGTATAGCAGTAATATAAATGAAAGCATGCATGCATGCAGCTGAACAAAATTTAATCTTGTTTTTTAGTTTGAATTGTACCCGTCGGTTTGCTATACTAAGTTCGTCACATTGTTCGCAACAATGACGACCGTAGAATGAATGAGGGCTTTAGgattaaaaataattgtaaATGGAAAGGGCGGATGTGATTTGATTAAGccgataattttttttatatattttgttatttattattgGCATACCTAGATATCAATCAATACAagcatatttaaatttaatgtgttaaactttattcaatatttcacagACACGCAAAATGTGTGAGTTTGAAGGTAGTGTTATACAAATGTTAAATCTCTTATATTAAAACTACAGAGATAAGCTGGGACATTTCCCTGCTCAACTTATCTCCACTCAGCTGACATCGATCCATGCAATATACAAAGTATTACTGTGGGGCCTTGCCAATCATCTAAGGGCTTGTCCCGAAGGATATATGGATATCcacattaaaagaaaaaaaccaaaattatattaatttaggGAAAACCAACGAGTATGCAACATTACTGATATAAACTAAAGAGATAAGCCATTCACAAAAATAAAGATACTCACAGATGAATACACTATCCCTATGAGCTCAAGAAAACCTGGGAGTAAAGGAACTTTGTCGATGGCCTGTTTTCAAATCAAAGACAGTGGACAGAAATTAAAGATGAATTAAACcgttaaatcaattaaaatatatagAAAATAAGTGCTTGCTATTCTACAGTTCAAACCAGATTTAGCCCCAAAAAAGCAGAAAAAACTTTGAAACAGCAGACGCTAATCAGGAACTGCTTTGCTTCGTTGGGCAGCTTTATATTTGTTCTCcaacagcttttcagaagccaAAACCTACAGCAAATACAAGCACTGATAAGTATTCGCTAGTTGTCGAACTCTTTCCTGTAAACTTTTAGATGCATTATGTAATCACAAATAAATGCATTGTCTAGAAATAAGAAAGAAATATAGGCAACAACAAAAAATAAGAACAATTCATGTAAGATAGAAGTACTCTCAATATCCAAGAACTACTAATTTGCCATTGTTCGATTACTGAATGTCAAAAAATATCTGATCATAACTAACAATGTCAAACAAGCATCTTCAAAGCGTAAATAACATCTCAATGTAAATTTTTTACAAACTCATCTCAAATGTGAAACTTAAGTACTTAATTATTTTCAACCCAAATCCCATCACAGTCTTCACGAATGCATGGTTCATTGTCATCTGCAACATCAACATCCATTGGTGCTAACCCTCTGCTAGAAGACTGATAATGCATTGCAGTTTCTTCCAACTCTTCACCCTTTGTGTATTCAAAGTACTCCCTACTTGGAGTCGCAAGTACAACACTCCATAAAGGATCTTCAGGAGCTTCAATGTAAAAAACTTTCTTCGCTTGGCTCGCTaaaataaatgaatcagatTTGTATCCAATTCTATGGAGGTTGACCAACGTGAATCCAAGATCATCTACCTTGATACCATTACTATTCTCCACCCAATTACATTTAAACATCGGAATTTGAAATTTGTGGTAATCAAccacccatatttcttgtatTACTccataaaaaatcatatctgaCACGATAGGATGTTTATCCTTTGCACTAGAAACTTGCATTGTCTTTGCAACTAAGCTGACTCCGGAGTTTTGAACAACTCGCATATCATCACGCTCTCTTGTAGCATAAGTAACCCCATCAATCAAATAACTAGAGTACTTTAAGACTTGCTTGGAAGGTCCACGCGCCATCCACTTTAATCTTTCGGATACTTGATAAGTGGAATGATCATCAACACGTGCAACCTATATTATTTATGTGATAACTTATTATTTATGCACAGTCATGATAATAAATGTACGCCAATTGTGATAATAAATGAACTCACACGATCAAGCAACCAGGTACTAAACGTTCGGTTATGCTCATCCTGTAACCACCTCTTGGACTTagcactacaagaaaattgcaaaacgacaacggatattatCCATTGTCGTAGGGGGGGGAAAAACCGTTGTAACTGGGGGCGTTGTAAAAAGCGTGCCCTATtacaacggtttatatccgttgtcgtagatatcctaccacaacggttttgcaacagtttgtaaccgttgtcgtaagtctccaaagacaacggttctGCAACAGCGTCAATCCGTTGTCATTGACAatttaagacaacggtttttatccgttgtcgttgctcaaataaaaaacaaaaaaaaatttattttaatatacaaattttcaatattataaatgaaacaaaatttaaaatttctaaaataaaatttaaataaaatttttcaatattccaaatcaatattctaattctaaattctaaatcaatacacactagaaaatatataaatCGAGTAATGAActaatctatataaattaactcGGAACTTTCCTATATATCGAGTTATGAActaatctatataaattaacttgAAACACTCCTTCTAGATTATCCCCTCGTTGTAGAGTATTGTGTATGACTAATTGTTTATTATTCATTGTACTTTCCACAGCAACAAAAAGCTTTGTGGTAGTGAAAGCGGAAGGCAAAGAGCTGGAATGTGTTGGAACCATCGAACTCACAATCTGCAATGCCTAATGTTTGTTTCGCACTTTTTCCTCGGAAGACTGTGAGGTATTTTTCGGTGCTACCCGAAACCCAGAATCTGAATTCACGATGGTTCAAATGCGGGGGCGGGTTGATTGATTTCCAGTCTGCATCAGCTAAGTACTTCAGTGATTTCAATGCTTGGAGTCTAACTTTGCCATGCTTGTCAACTGTGAGGTAGCTACCCCCATCCGAGCATTTGTCCATGTAGTTCCTAAATCTGCTTAATTTTAAGACAAGATAAAGGTTATACCTTTTGGAATTCAAACAAACTGTAGCAGAAGAAATTCGATGTTGTGTGGACGTGTACTCGACTAAAAGTCTCTAAATGTAAACGTGATGATTCGATCTTGAGTTCGTTTTTATTTGGGGCTACATGGGTTTGGCTCATAAGGGGATATACAGTACATCCATGTTTGGTACGGATCATTGGACTAATTTATCTGACAGATCACACTCAAAACATAACCAGAAACACTAACCTTAATCGAGAGATGACAAAATGGCCTCCAGATTTCAGGAAATAGGATGCATTTAGAGCTAAAATTCTTGCCTGAAAAAATTACAAGGAGCATGTCTCACGGCATTATCGATGAGAACAAAACTTAGATGTCTCTTGGCACCCAACTTAATCACAACATATTAAACAGAAACTAATCAATAACACCAACTATATAGTAAAACATACACAGCTTGTTAGTCATTCGTATTACAAAGAATAAATATTGTAAACCAAGGAAACTTCAAGGGTTCAAGGGCTAAAACAAACTTAAAATCAAAGATAAGTTGCACATTACAACAGGGTCAAGTGTAGAACCATAATAGTTCTCATACCCGGCTCTAGTTCTGGACTTCAATAGATTGAGAGATGCTGATATATTTTGCTCCACAAGCTTTCTGGTATGTTCCCTAAAGATATCTGCTGCAAGCTGGGGAAAAAAACACCTTAGGCACTATATCTATCTTCTCATTCTTATATAAACAACAGTATGGGCAGTGGCATCAACTATCTGATGGCTACATATGCTATTTGGTTCCcagtatttttttttgtttatttaccTCGTCAGAAAGTCGGTACAGAAGTTGTGCTTCTCTGAGGCTGATCAACTGACTCGCATTAAGAGCTAGCAAACATAAAGACACATAAATAAGTTGCAATGTCAACCTATTGTTACCGTTAGTCAAGTGTAGAATTTAGCGACGAATTTAATAACGTAACAATTATGATAATAACAAAAGATCATATTCACATATTAGAAGTAAAATTCTGCCAGATGGAATCTACATGAATCAATCTAAGTAAAAAGACTTACATCTTAACAACATTTAGCTTAAATGCAGGACATCTAAAGTGATGCATTACCTGATTACCAGTTCAAGTCGCTTTAAGATATATCAcaatgacaaaaaaaattacatttttcaACATACTTATTCTTGGTTATCTGTTAAAGCAGAAGCCTAAATGCAAGTTAAATAAATGAATTGAAATGGAATAAACATGAGAAATTTTGCTTGAAAGATTTTTCAAGACCAACCATAGGATATAAATCTAACAGGGTTTTCTATCAACAAAAAATGAT comes from Henckelia pumila isolate YLH828 chromosome 4, ASM3356847v2, whole genome shotgun sequence and encodes:
- the LOC140865349 gene encoding protein TIC110, chloroplastic-like, giving the protein MVLQIHCSILEFLLSSNNLVCQVEVAVQDNAQRLYAFKFKSIAQALNASQLISLREAQLLYRLSDELAADIFREHTRKLVEQNISASLNLLKSRTRAGQEF